From one Amaranthus tricolor cultivar Red isolate AtriRed21 chromosome 17, ASM2621246v1, whole genome shotgun sequence genomic stretch:
- the LOC130803884 gene encoding uncharacterized protein LOC130803884 isoform X3, with the protein MAKEEEHNDLVDNSNLVVEDKVCNTRYFIIKSLNHENIQLSIERGIWATQVMNEPILEEAFYNCHKVILIFSVNSSGFFQGYAQMMSSVGRRRDNVWTQGTGANNPWGRSFRVKWLRLSNLAFHKTLHLKNPLNEFKPVKISRDCQELPPEIGEALCQLIDREPEEDPTLKRDILPMRKPGLESGSCFSDEEYISPSMDLTWATKNMLYPSYLYQYHTDASGSVMAHQGSVGLYSLESFPINTCKGSQPKHITRHSEHIFDSPADHKISSQVEGQQLLSETSPLCSTLSEEEFLEMSYEEYLEAHARGISQESRKSRRKENSSGKEQDDDLHSHSEHGGSHKRSRH; encoded by the exons ATGGCAAAAGAAGAGGAGCACAATGATTTAGTGGACAATTCAAATCTAGTTGTAGAAGATAAGGTGTGCAACACAAGGTACTTCATCATTAAGAGtttaaatcatgaaaatatcCAACTCTCAATTGAAAGGGGAATATGGGCCACCCAAGTAATGAATGAGCCAATACTGGAAGAAGCTTTTTAT AATTGTCATAAAGTAATACTGATATTTAGTGTCAATTCAAGCGGATTCTTCCAAGGGTATGCACAAATGATGTCTTCTGTAGGTCGGCGACGGGACAATGTATGGACTCAAGGAACTGGCGCTAATAATCCATGGGGGCGGAGTTTTAGGGTCAAATGGTTGCGCTTAAGTAATTTAGCATTTCATAAGACTCTTCACCTCAAAAATCCATTGAATGAGTTCAAACCTGTCAAAATAAGCAGAGATTGTCAG GAGCTGCCTCCGGAAATAGGAGAAGCACTTTGTCAACTTATTGATAGAGAACCTGAAGAGGACCCAACTCTCAAAAG GGACATATTGCCTATGCGGAAGCCTGGTTTGGAGTCTGGATCTTGTTTCTCAGATGAGGAGTATATTTCCCCTTCTATGGATTTGACTTGGGCAACAAAAAACATGCTTTATCCATCTTATCTTTATCAATATCATACTGATGCTAGTGGGTCTGTCATGGCGCATCAAGGATCTGTTGGATTATATTCTCTTGAAAGTTTTCCTATCAATACTTGTAAAGGTTCACAGCCTAAGCATATTACCCGCCATAGCGAACATATTTTTGACTCGCCGGCTGATCACAAGATATCCTCTCAAGTTGAAGGGCAGCAGCTTTTGAGTGAAACTAGTCCCCTTTGTAGCACCCTTTCAGAAGAAGAATTTCTGGAAATG TCTTATGAGGAATACCTGGAGGCTCATGCTAGAGGCATTTCGCAG GAAAGTAGAAAATCAcgaagaaaagaaaattcatCTGGTAAAGAACAAGATGATGATTT ACATAGCCACAGTGAGCATGGAGGTTCGCATAAAAGGTCCCGTCACTGA
- the LOC130803884 gene encoding uncharacterized protein LOC130803884 isoform X2 — MSTDTLKESPSTFDSSKSQKRDAVNLEEPESSSCRIYEKRDPPMAKEEEHNDLVDNSNLVVEDKVCNTRYFIIKSLNHENIQLSIERGIWATQVMNEPILEEAFYNCHKVILIFSVNSSGFFQGYAQMMSSVGRRRDNVWTQGTGANNPWGRSFRVKWLRLSNLAFHKTLHLKNPLNEFKPVKISRDCQELPPEIGEALCQLIDREPEEDPTLKRDILPMRKPGLESGSCFSDEEYISPSMDLTWATKNMLYPSYLYQYHTDASGSVMAHQGSVGLYSLESFPINTCKGSQPKHITRHSEHIFDSPADHKISSQVEGQQLLSETSPLCSTLSEEEFLEMESRKSRRKENSSGKEQDDDLHSHSEHGGSHKRSRH; from the exons AGAGTTCCAGTTGTAGAATATATGAGAAGAGAGACCCTCCTATGGCAAAAGAAGAGGAGCACAATGATTTAGTGGACAATTCAAATCTAGTTGTAGAAGATAAGGTGTGCAACACAAGGTACTTCATCATTAAGAGtttaaatcatgaaaatatcCAACTCTCAATTGAAAGGGGAATATGGGCCACCCAAGTAATGAATGAGCCAATACTGGAAGAAGCTTTTTAT AATTGTCATAAAGTAATACTGATATTTAGTGTCAATTCAAGCGGATTCTTCCAAGGGTATGCACAAATGATGTCTTCTGTAGGTCGGCGACGGGACAATGTATGGACTCAAGGAACTGGCGCTAATAATCCATGGGGGCGGAGTTTTAGGGTCAAATGGTTGCGCTTAAGTAATTTAGCATTTCATAAGACTCTTCACCTCAAAAATCCATTGAATGAGTTCAAACCTGTCAAAATAAGCAGAGATTGTCAG GAGCTGCCTCCGGAAATAGGAGAAGCACTTTGTCAACTTATTGATAGAGAACCTGAAGAGGACCCAACTCTCAAAAG GGACATATTGCCTATGCGGAAGCCTGGTTTGGAGTCTGGATCTTGTTTCTCAGATGAGGAGTATATTTCCCCTTCTATGGATTTGACTTGGGCAACAAAAAACATGCTTTATCCATCTTATCTTTATCAATATCATACTGATGCTAGTGGGTCTGTCATGGCGCATCAAGGATCTGTTGGATTATATTCTCTTGAAAGTTTTCCTATCAATACTTGTAAAGGTTCACAGCCTAAGCATATTACCCGCCATAGCGAACATATTTTTGACTCGCCGGCTGATCACAAGATATCCTCTCAAGTTGAAGGGCAGCAGCTTTTGAGTGAAACTAGTCCCCTTTGTAGCACCCTTTCAGAAGAAGAATTTCTGGAAATG GAAAGTAGAAAATCAcgaagaaaagaaaattcatCTGGTAAAGAACAAGATGATGATTT ACATAGCCACAGTGAGCATGGAGGTTCGCATAAAAGGTCCCGTCACTGA
- the LOC130803884 gene encoding uncharacterized protein LOC130803884 isoform X4 — MSTDTLKESPSTFDSSKSQKRDAVNLEEPESSSCRIYEKRDPPMAKEEEHNDLVDNSNLVVEDKVCNTRYFIIKSLNHENIQLSIERGIWATQVMNEPILEEAFYELPPEIGEALCQLIDREPEEDPTLKRDILPMRKPGLESGSCFSDEEYISPSMDLTWATKNMLYPSYLYQYHTDASGSVMAHQGSVGLYSLESFPINTCKGSQPKHITRHSEHIFDSPADHKISSQVEGQQLLSETSPLCSTLSEEEFLEMSYEEYLEAHARGISQESRKSRRKENSSGKEQDDDLHSHSEHGGSHKRSRH; from the exons AGAGTTCCAGTTGTAGAATATATGAGAAGAGAGACCCTCCTATGGCAAAAGAAGAGGAGCACAATGATTTAGTGGACAATTCAAATCTAGTTGTAGAAGATAAGGTGTGCAACACAAGGTACTTCATCATTAAGAGtttaaatcatgaaaatatcCAACTCTCAATTGAAAGGGGAATATGGGCCACCCAAGTAATGAATGAGCCAATACTGGAAGAAGCTTTTTAT GAGCTGCCTCCGGAAATAGGAGAAGCACTTTGTCAACTTATTGATAGAGAACCTGAAGAGGACCCAACTCTCAAAAG GGACATATTGCCTATGCGGAAGCCTGGTTTGGAGTCTGGATCTTGTTTCTCAGATGAGGAGTATATTTCCCCTTCTATGGATTTGACTTGGGCAACAAAAAACATGCTTTATCCATCTTATCTTTATCAATATCATACTGATGCTAGTGGGTCTGTCATGGCGCATCAAGGATCTGTTGGATTATATTCTCTTGAAAGTTTTCCTATCAATACTTGTAAAGGTTCACAGCCTAAGCATATTACCCGCCATAGCGAACATATTTTTGACTCGCCGGCTGATCACAAGATATCCTCTCAAGTTGAAGGGCAGCAGCTTTTGAGTGAAACTAGTCCCCTTTGTAGCACCCTTTCAGAAGAAGAATTTCTGGAAATG TCTTATGAGGAATACCTGGAGGCTCATGCTAGAGGCATTTCGCAG GAAAGTAGAAAATCAcgaagaaaagaaaattcatCTGGTAAAGAACAAGATGATGATTT ACATAGCCACAGTGAGCATGGAGGTTCGCATAAAAGGTCCCGTCACTGA
- the LOC130803884 gene encoding uncharacterized protein LOC130803884 isoform X1, producing the protein MSTDTLKESPSTFDSSKSQKRDAVNLEEPESSSCRIYEKRDPPMAKEEEHNDLVDNSNLVVEDKVCNTRYFIIKSLNHENIQLSIERGIWATQVMNEPILEEAFYNCHKVILIFSVNSSGFFQGYAQMMSSVGRRRDNVWTQGTGANNPWGRSFRVKWLRLSNLAFHKTLHLKNPLNEFKPVKISRDCQELPPEIGEALCQLIDREPEEDPTLKRDILPMRKPGLESGSCFSDEEYISPSMDLTWATKNMLYPSYLYQYHTDASGSVMAHQGSVGLYSLESFPINTCKGSQPKHITRHSEHIFDSPADHKISSQVEGQQLLSETSPLCSTLSEEEFLEMSYEEYLEAHARGISQESRKSRRKENSSGKEQDDDLHSHSEHGGSHKRSRH; encoded by the exons AGAGTTCCAGTTGTAGAATATATGAGAAGAGAGACCCTCCTATGGCAAAAGAAGAGGAGCACAATGATTTAGTGGACAATTCAAATCTAGTTGTAGAAGATAAGGTGTGCAACACAAGGTACTTCATCATTAAGAGtttaaatcatgaaaatatcCAACTCTCAATTGAAAGGGGAATATGGGCCACCCAAGTAATGAATGAGCCAATACTGGAAGAAGCTTTTTAT AATTGTCATAAAGTAATACTGATATTTAGTGTCAATTCAAGCGGATTCTTCCAAGGGTATGCACAAATGATGTCTTCTGTAGGTCGGCGACGGGACAATGTATGGACTCAAGGAACTGGCGCTAATAATCCATGGGGGCGGAGTTTTAGGGTCAAATGGTTGCGCTTAAGTAATTTAGCATTTCATAAGACTCTTCACCTCAAAAATCCATTGAATGAGTTCAAACCTGTCAAAATAAGCAGAGATTGTCAG GAGCTGCCTCCGGAAATAGGAGAAGCACTTTGTCAACTTATTGATAGAGAACCTGAAGAGGACCCAACTCTCAAAAG GGACATATTGCCTATGCGGAAGCCTGGTTTGGAGTCTGGATCTTGTTTCTCAGATGAGGAGTATATTTCCCCTTCTATGGATTTGACTTGGGCAACAAAAAACATGCTTTATCCATCTTATCTTTATCAATATCATACTGATGCTAGTGGGTCTGTCATGGCGCATCAAGGATCTGTTGGATTATATTCTCTTGAAAGTTTTCCTATCAATACTTGTAAAGGTTCACAGCCTAAGCATATTACCCGCCATAGCGAACATATTTTTGACTCGCCGGCTGATCACAAGATATCCTCTCAAGTTGAAGGGCAGCAGCTTTTGAGTGAAACTAGTCCCCTTTGTAGCACCCTTTCAGAAGAAGAATTTCTGGAAATG TCTTATGAGGAATACCTGGAGGCTCATGCTAGAGGCATTTCGCAG GAAAGTAGAAAATCAcgaagaaaagaaaattcatCTGGTAAAGAACAAGATGATGATTT ACATAGCCACAGTGAGCATGGAGGTTCGCATAAAAGGTCCCGTCACTGA